In one Achromobacter spanius genomic region, the following are encoded:
- a CDS encoding TonB-dependent siderophore receptor: MSFSKKPLPLALLAALAASPALVAAQTAPPAASGVTTLAPVVVQGARDASPTSGADYVATRSRSGTKSDAELINTPQTINVITRNEMDQRGVTSVAQAVRYTPGVIAQYGDNDVRYDWLTIRGFTPSRYLDGLLLPFGARGYSQPRIDTYGLERIEILKGPSSGLYGQSAPGGLVNMTSKRPTAEPLNEVVLQAGSFNRFQGAFDFSGPADEEGKFLYRLTGTLRDSDTQYQHVDDERQFIAPSFTWRPSSDTSLNLSAQYQKITSHGGGGAPVLPVIGTLEKSDTAGYIPRDRFVGEPGYDIFTNEQTMVGYTLDHRVNNTWSLRQSARYTNVDTNTRRVQIGAMVSDTQAIRYAWAFPETSHTFQIDNQLNAKFSSGPMRHDLTFGLDYLREKSRYNESSLGLMLPPASPLFNVFDPEYGTSVTRPATATKINMTRTQLGLYAQDQIELDRLRFTFAGRYDWTEGTTDSGTVGSGGQWGWTSRTADADRFTGRAGVTYRFDNGLAPYLSYSTSFQPMTGVTRDGSALKPTTGEQYEAGVKFQPDGYDSFVTLSAFQITQKNVSTPDPVNTSFVVQTGEAQVQGIELEGKASFDNGLDLTMSYALSDSEITKTNVAAQRGNQLIFVPRHQAALWADYTLRDGPLQGVGVGAGVTYRGGFYGDLNNRYAIPAVTLVDAAIRYDLGRVSPTLAGAQVALNVSNLFDKRYVANCLGTAVSCYWGAERTVMATLRYRW, encoded by the coding sequence GTGTCCTTTTCCAAGAAGCCGCTGCCGTTGGCGCTGTTGGCCGCCCTTGCCGCGTCGCCGGCTCTCGTCGCCGCCCAAACCGCACCGCCTGCCGCAAGCGGAGTGACCACGCTGGCCCCAGTGGTAGTGCAAGGCGCACGCGACGCGTCGCCCACTTCTGGCGCGGACTACGTGGCCACGCGTAGCCGCTCCGGCACCAAGTCAGACGCGGAACTCATCAACACGCCCCAGACCATCAACGTCATTACCCGCAACGAAATGGACCAGCGCGGCGTCACCTCGGTCGCCCAGGCCGTGCGTTACACCCCGGGGGTGATCGCGCAATACGGCGACAACGACGTGCGCTATGACTGGCTGACCATACGCGGCTTCACGCCGTCGCGCTATCTGGACGGCCTGCTGCTGCCCTTTGGCGCGCGCGGCTATTCGCAGCCACGTATCGACACCTATGGCCTGGAACGCATCGAAATCCTGAAAGGCCCGTCGTCCGGCCTATACGGCCAAAGCGCGCCGGGTGGTCTGGTCAACATGACCAGCAAGCGCCCCACCGCCGAGCCACTTAACGAAGTGGTGCTGCAGGCGGGCAGCTTCAACCGGTTCCAGGGCGCGTTCGACTTCTCAGGCCCGGCCGATGAAGAGGGCAAGTTCCTGTACCGGTTGACGGGCACGCTGCGCGACAGCGATACGCAGTATCAACACGTTGACGACGAACGCCAGTTCATCGCGCCCAGCTTCACCTGGCGTCCGTCTTCCGACACCAGCCTGAACCTGAGCGCCCAGTATCAGAAGATCACCAGCCATGGCGGCGGCGGCGCCCCCGTGCTGCCCGTCATCGGCACACTGGAAAAAAGCGACACCGCGGGCTACATCCCGCGCGACCGCTTCGTGGGCGAACCCGGCTACGACATCTTCACCAACGAACAAACCATGGTCGGCTACACGCTCGACCACCGCGTGAACAACACCTGGAGCCTGCGCCAAAGCGCCCGCTACACGAACGTCGACACCAACACGCGGCGGGTGCAGATTGGCGCGATGGTGTCAGACACCCAGGCCATTCGCTACGCCTGGGCCTTTCCCGAAACCTCGCACACCTTCCAGATCGATAACCAGTTGAACGCCAAGTTCAGCAGCGGCCCGATGCGTCATGACCTGACCTTCGGCCTGGACTACCTGCGCGAAAAGTCGCGCTACAACGAGAGCAGCCTGGGCCTGATGCTGCCCCCGGCATCCCCCTTGTTCAACGTGTTCGACCCGGAGTACGGCACCTCGGTGACGCGCCCGGCCACCGCCACGAAGATCAACATGACGCGCACCCAATTGGGCCTGTACGCGCAAGACCAGATTGAACTGGACCGCCTGCGCTTCACGTTCGCCGGCCGCTATGACTGGACCGAAGGCACCACCGACAGCGGCACCGTGGGCAGCGGCGGCCAATGGGGCTGGACGTCGCGCACGGCCGATGCCGACCGCTTCACCGGCCGCGCCGGCGTGACCTACCGCTTCGACAACGGCCTGGCGCCGTACCTGAGCTATTCCACGTCTTTCCAACCGATGACGGGCGTCACCCGCGACGGCTCGGCGCTCAAGCCGACCACGGGCGAACAGTACGAAGCCGGCGTAAAGTTCCAGCCCGATGGCTACGACAGCTTCGTCACGCTGTCAGCCTTCCAGATCACGCAAAAGAACGTCAGCACGCCGGACCCCGTCAACACCAGCTTTGTCGTGCAGACCGGCGAAGCGCAGGTGCAGGGCATCGAACTGGAAGGCAAGGCCAGCTTCGACAACGGGCTGGACCTGACCATGTCGTATGCGTTGAGCGACAGCGAAATCACCAAGACCAACGTGGCCGCGCAACGTGGCAACCAGTTGATCTTCGTGCCGCGCCATCAAGCTGCGCTGTGGGCCGACTACACGCTGCGCGACGGCCCACTGCAGGGCGTAGGCGTGGGCGCGGGCGTTACCTATCGCGGCGGTTTTTATGGCGACTTGAACAACCGCTACGCCATCCCCGCCGTCACGCTGGTGGACGCGGCCATTCGCTACGACCTGGGCCGCGTCAGCCCCACACTGGCCGGCGCGCAGGTGGCGCTGAACGTGTCGAACCTGTTCGACAAGCGCTACGTCGCCAACTGCCTGGGCACCGCCGTCAGCTGCTACTGGGGCGCGGAGCGCACAGTGATGGCGACGCTGCGGTATCGCTGGTAA
- a CDS encoding mandelate racemase/muconate lactonizing enzyme family protein: MRIVEIREQTLPISSPIRNAYIDFSKMTLSLVAVITDVIRDGKPVVGYGFNSNGRYGQGKLMRERFIPRVMEADPESLVDATGKNLDPHKIWNAMFTNEKPGGHGERSVAIGTIDMAVWDAVAKIEGKPLFQLLADRYGNGQANRRVFVYAAGGYYYPGQDHGKLKDEMRSYIDRGYTVVKKKIGGASLDEDLRRIDSILSVLQDGQKLAVDANGRFDLDTAIQYAKALSQYDLFWYEEAGDPLDYELQATLRNYYANPMATGENLFSMQDARNLIRHGGMRPDRDWLQFDCALSYGLVEYLRTLDMLKQHGWSASRCIPHGGHQMSLNIAAGLGLGGNESYPDLFQPFGGFPDGVKVDGGYVTMPELPGIGFEGKSDLITVMRQLSA, encoded by the coding sequence ATGAGAATCGTCGAGATCCGCGAACAGACGCTGCCCATCAGCTCGCCCATCCGCAACGCCTATATCGATTTCAGCAAGATGACGCTGAGCCTGGTCGCCGTGATCACCGACGTGATCCGCGACGGCAAGCCGGTGGTGGGCTACGGCTTCAATTCAAATGGCCGATACGGCCAGGGCAAGCTGATGCGCGAACGCTTCATTCCGCGCGTCATGGAGGCGGATCCTGAATCGCTGGTGGACGCGACGGGCAAGAACCTGGATCCGCACAAGATCTGGAACGCCATGTTCACGAACGAAAAGCCGGGCGGCCATGGCGAGCGCTCGGTGGCTATCGGCACCATCGACATGGCGGTGTGGGACGCGGTCGCAAAGATCGAGGGCAAGCCTCTGTTTCAGTTGCTGGCCGACCGCTACGGCAACGGCCAGGCCAACCGTCGCGTGTTTGTCTACGCGGCGGGTGGGTATTACTACCCGGGCCAGGACCACGGCAAGCTCAAGGACGAAATGCGCAGCTATATCGACCGTGGCTACACGGTCGTGAAGAAGAAGATTGGCGGCGCGTCGCTGGACGAGGATTTGCGCCGCATCGATTCCATCTTGAGCGTGCTGCAAGATGGGCAGAAGCTGGCGGTGGACGCGAACGGCCGCTTTGATCTGGACACCGCCATCCAGTACGCCAAGGCGCTGTCACAGTACGACCTGTTCTGGTACGAAGAGGCGGGCGACCCGCTGGATTACGAGTTGCAGGCCACGCTGCGCAACTACTACGCCAACCCCATGGCGACGGGCGAGAATCTGTTTTCGATGCAGGACGCGCGCAATCTGATCCGCCATGGCGGCATGCGCCCGGACCGTGATTGGCTGCAATTTGATTGCGCGCTGAGCTACGGGCTGGTGGAGTATCTGCGCACGCTCGACATGCTGAAGCAGCACGGCTGGTCGGCCAGCCGCTGCATTCCGCACGGCGGCCACCAGATGTCCCTGAACATTGCGGCAGGCTTGGGGCTGGGCGGCAACGAAAGCTACCCGGACCTGTTCCAGCCCTTCGGCGGCTTTCCCGATGGGGTGAAAGTCGACGGCGGCTACGTCACGATGCCGGAGCTGCCCGGCATCGGCTTCGAAGGCAAGTCGGACCTGATCACCGTCATGCGGCAATTGTCGGCGTAG
- a CDS encoding LysR family transcriptional regulator, which produces MKTDIASELEFFIHLARLGSLSAAARELNLTPPAATKRLALMERRLGVRLVNRSTRNLSLTSEGETYLSHATKILEDLRDMEDAVSSSGATPRGALKVNATLGFGRTTIAPLVSDFAKRYPDVQVQLEVTDRPVDLVESGFDLAIRFGELPDRRLSARRVMSNRRFLCAAPRYLDKHGTPATLADLASHRCILHTQNDEAHGVWRFTRDGESVAIKVDGALSSNDGDIVLGWALDGHGILIRSEWDLAKYLQSGRLRVVLPDFTLPSADLFVYYPQRRNQTARARAFIDYLVEVFQRSV; this is translated from the coding sequence GTGAAAACCGACATCGCGTCCGAACTGGAGTTCTTCATCCACCTGGCCCGGCTGGGCAGCCTGTCCGCCGCCGCGCGCGAGCTCAACCTGACGCCGCCCGCCGCCACCAAGCGCTTGGCGCTGATGGAGCGGCGCCTTGGAGTGCGGCTGGTGAACCGCAGCACGCGCAACCTGAGCCTGACAAGCGAAGGCGAGACGTATCTGTCGCACGCCACCAAGATCCTCGAAGATCTGCGCGACATGGAAGACGCCGTCTCCAGCAGCGGCGCCACCCCGCGCGGCGCGCTGAAAGTGAACGCCACCTTGGGGTTCGGCCGCACCACCATCGCCCCGCTGGTCTCGGACTTTGCCAAGCGCTATCCCGACGTCCAGGTCCAACTGGAAGTCACCGACCGGCCGGTGGATCTGGTGGAAAGCGGCTTCGACCTGGCGATCCGCTTCGGCGAACTGCCCGACAGACGCCTGAGCGCGCGGCGCGTCATGTCCAACCGCCGCTTCTTGTGCGCCGCGCCGCGCTATCTGGACAAACACGGCACGCCCGCCACGCTGGCCGATCTTGCATCCCACCGCTGCATCCTGCATACGCAAAACGATGAGGCGCACGGCGTGTGGCGATTCACCCGCGATGGGGAAAGCGTGGCAATCAAGGTGGATGGAGCCTTGTCCAGTAATGACGGAGATATCGTGCTGGGCTGGGCGCTGGACGGCCATGGCATATTGATCCGCTCGGAATGGGATCTGGCCAAGTATTTGCAAAGCGGACGGCTGCGAGTGGTATTACCCGACTTCACGCTGCCGTCCGCCGACCTCTTTGTGTATTACCCACAACGCAGAAATCAAACCGCCCGGGCCAGGGCGTTTATTGATTATCTGGTTGAGGTGTTCCAGCGGTCGGTGTGA